The Streptomyces sp. NBC_01197 genome window below encodes:
- a CDS encoding enhanced serine sensitivity protein SseB C-terminal domain-containing protein, with protein MSASGTAAGQVEQMLLQVTPGRYDAYEALLQALADSQVWMLLWHGQAGSPDAQYGNMEIEGLGYAPCVTSAQELAVSGWNRSHEVVTGRDVARSLYPDHWGIWLNPHAPGGGVGIPWTDLRRIATGLDRMPAGPLRLSEPAIEIPQFYALLTQSAHHTPAIRALSRVWVQPALGTPYLAIGLDLYDTSQQSVDSVRAMMQQSIAAVPEGLPVSTVALSDPYDPVGMWLRANSRPFYDREAHAAPSPAAGYGYPPVG; from the coding sequence GTGAGTGCGTCGGGCACGGCGGCCGGGCAGGTCGAGCAGATGCTGCTCCAGGTGACCCCCGGGCGGTACGACGCCTATGAGGCACTGCTGCAGGCGCTCGCCGACAGCCAGGTCTGGATGCTGCTCTGGCACGGCCAGGCCGGGTCGCCGGACGCCCAGTACGGGAACATGGAGATCGAAGGTCTCGGTTACGCCCCGTGTGTGACCTCGGCGCAGGAGCTGGCGGTCTCCGGCTGGAACCGTTCGCACGAGGTGGTCACAGGACGTGACGTCGCCCGCTCCCTCTACCCCGACCACTGGGGAATCTGGCTCAATCCACATGCCCCCGGCGGCGGCGTCGGCATCCCCTGGACCGATCTGCGGCGGATCGCCACCGGGCTGGACCGGATGCCGGCCGGGCCGCTGCGGCTGTCCGAGCCGGCCATCGAGATCCCGCAGTTCTACGCGCTGCTCACCCAGAGCGCCCATCACACCCCGGCGATCCGCGCGTTGAGCCGGGTCTGGGTGCAGCCCGCGCTCGGCACCCCGTATCTGGCCATCGGGCTCGATCTGTACGACACGAGCCAGCAGTCCGTGGATTCGGTGCGGGCGATGATGCAGCAGTCGATCGCCGCTGTGCCCGAGGGGCTGCCCGTCTCGACGGTGGCGCTGTCCGACCCGTACGACCCGGTCGGGATGTGGCTGCGGGCCAACTCCCGCCCCTTTTACGACCGCGAGGCCCACGCGGCGCCCTCTCCCGCGGCAGGATACGGCTACCCGCCGGTAGGCTGA
- a CDS encoding enhanced serine sensitivity protein SseB — MAWPGNELEEVLTTSVGNPAAGGRLIEVLGRSNLWVPLPNGGGQDSSSLDLPTVDIEGGAYVPVFSSEAQFLQCVGSHYSFAVAPAVEFARGLPPQLGVAVNPGGAIGMPLPPPAVAELCRTGRTSLDGPATGGRVRLFEPDWQEEPVDFLSAAAGEFEESGVVLSARRALASIEGGDPVLFVGVEFATWDGAGRNAPMDALGRALHRVEVPWPVNLVLLDVAQDPVADWMLDKVRPFYVRADAIGPVL; from the coding sequence ATGGCATGGCCGGGAAACGAGCTCGAAGAGGTCCTGACCACATCGGTCGGGAACCCCGCCGCGGGCGGCCGGCTGATCGAGGTGCTGGGGCGCAGCAACCTCTGGGTACCGCTGCCCAACGGCGGTGGACAGGACAGCAGTTCGCTCGACCTGCCCACCGTGGACATCGAGGGCGGGGCCTATGTCCCCGTCTTCAGCTCCGAGGCTCAGTTCCTCCAGTGCGTCGGCTCGCACTACTCCTTCGCGGTGGCGCCGGCGGTCGAGTTCGCCCGCGGGCTGCCGCCGCAGCTGGGCGTCGCGGTGAACCCGGGCGGTGCGATCGGTATGCCGCTGCCGCCGCCCGCCGTGGCCGAACTGTGCCGCACCGGCCGTACCTCCCTCGACGGGCCCGCGACCGGCGGCCGGGTGCGGCTCTTCGAGCCGGACTGGCAGGAGGAGCCGGTCGATTTCCTCTCCGCCGCCGCCGGTGAGTTCGAGGAGTCGGGCGTGGTCCTTTCGGCGCGACGGGCCCTCGCCTCCATCGAGGGCGGCGACCCGGTCCTCTTCGTCGGGGTCGAGTTCGCGACGTGGGACGGCGCGGGACGCAACGCCCCGATGGACGCGCTCGGCCGGGCACTGCACCGGGTCGAGGTGCCCTGGCCGGTCAATCTCGTCCTGCTGGACGTGGCGCAGGACCCGGTCGCCGACTGGATGCTGGACAAGGTCAGGCCGTTCTACGTCAGGGCCGACGCCATCGGGCCGGTGCTGTAG
- a CDS encoding ABC transporter permease — MTAPIETTGSTAEAQPEAVLTGATQSQIEGRSLGRIAWTRFKRDKVAVAGGVVVILLVLVAVLSKPIQAMFGLDPNAFHQNLVDPALLAPKGSFGGMSWSHPLGVEPQTGRDILARVVEGSWVSLVVAAGSTLLSVVIGVVMGVVAGFYGGWVDSGISRLMDTFLAFPLLLFAISISAALQGNAFGMSGLTLRICVLIFVIGFFNWPYMGRIVRAQTLSLREREFVEAARSLGARGPFILFRELLPNLIAPILVYATLLIPTNILFEASLSFLGVGIQPPQASWGGMLSSAVDLYQVDPMFMVIPGLAIFITVLAFNLLGDGLRDALDPRGK; from the coding sequence GTGACCGCACCGATCGAGACCACCGGATCGACTGCCGAAGCGCAGCCGGAGGCAGTACTCACGGGGGCCACGCAGAGCCAGATCGAGGGCCGTTCACTCGGCCGGATCGCCTGGACGCGTTTCAAGCGGGACAAGGTCGCCGTGGCGGGCGGGGTCGTCGTGATCCTGCTGGTGCTGGTCGCCGTCCTGTCCAAGCCGATCCAGGCGATGTTCGGGCTCGACCCCAACGCCTTCCACCAGAACCTGGTCGATCCCGCTCTGCTGGCGCCCAAGGGCAGCTTCGGCGGCATGAGTTGGAGCCACCCGCTGGGTGTGGAGCCGCAGACCGGCCGGGACATCCTGGCACGCGTCGTCGAGGGCTCCTGGGTCTCGCTGGTGGTCGCCGCCGGGTCGACACTGCTCTCGGTCGTCATCGGCGTCGTGATGGGCGTGGTGGCGGGCTTCTACGGCGGCTGGGTGGACAGCGGCATCAGCCGCCTGATGGACACCTTCCTGGCGTTCCCGCTGCTGCTCTTCGCGATCTCCATTTCCGCCGCACTGCAGGGCAACGCCTTCGGCATGAGCGGTCTGACGCTCCGTATCTGCGTGCTGATCTTCGTGATCGGCTTCTTCAACTGGCCCTACATGGGCCGTATCGTCCGTGCGCAGACGCTCAGTCTGCGTGAACGGGAGTTCGTCGAGGCCGCCCGCTCCCTGGGTGCCCGCGGGCCTTTCATCCTCTTCCGCGAGTTGCTCCCGAACCTGATCGCGCCGATCCTCGTGTACGCGACGCTGCTGATCCCCACCAACATCCTCTTCGAGGCGTCCCTGAGCTTCCTCGGCGTGGGTATCCAGCCGCCGCAGGCCTCGTGGGGCGGCATGTTGTCCAGCGCGGTCGACCTCTACCAGGTCGACCCGATGTTCATGGTCATTCCCGGCCTGGCGATCTTCATCACCGTGCTGGCCTTCAATCTGCTGGGGGACGGGCTGCGCGACGCACTCGACCCCCGTGGCAAGTAA